The DNA sequence AACAGGGTACCCAGCTTTAGTCAGGGCAAGGGCATTGCCACTATGGTCTTCATGGTGGTGTGTAATTACTACTTGATTGACATTGGCAGCTGTAGCAAAGGATAACACCTCATTAGTAAAACATGATAGGCCTGAGTCTATAAGCAAGCCATCAACGGCATAGCACCTTACGTACATTATGGGTGAAATCACACCAAAAATTTTTTTGCCCATTCTAAGAGCCTGCACTTCATCGAATGTTTCAGTAGTAGTCATGTCGCTAATGGATTATTGAAAAAATAACATCGTTAAAGTACAAAAAAGCAAAAAGGATTTCCTCTTTAAGAAAGGAAATCCTTTTTGTATTGTTCATTTTCAGTTGACACTAAAACTTTATTTTCACGCCTGCATTGGCATACAGAGATCGAGATCGAGTGTCGGCAAATGTCTTGTTGATACCAAATTCGTAACCGGCATCAATGAAGAAGATAAATAGGTCCAAACCAGCACCTACGTTCATTCCCCAATCGGTCTCTTTAAAAGTGAAGTCGTGAAATACATTTTCCTCTTTGTTAGTTAGAAAAGTGGCTGAGGGACCTGCAAAAACTCGAAAATTAACGGGGGCATCAGCGTCAGCAAATCGCAGACCTACCAAAAGTGGTACTCTTATGCCCTTAAGATCAGGTTGAGCGATTACTTCACGAATGGAAAGTTCCCTATCAGTTTGGGTACTGACCAGCTCAGTTTTACGATTCACAAACTGGAAGCCTGGCTCAAAATAAACTTTGTTACCTATTGCGAGTGAT is a window from the Limibacter armeniacum genome containing:
- a CDS encoding porin family protein, with the translated sequence MNKTSFSLSIFLLALILTLPATLLAQVELKPHIGINAFRYNDDPGTFESDARAGIQLGASLAIGNKVYFEPGFQFVNRKTELVSTQTDRELSIREVIAQPDLKGIRVPLLVGLRFADADAPVNFRVFAGPSATFLTNKEENVFHDFTFKETDWGMNVGAGLDLFIFFIDAGYEFGINKTFADTRSRSLYANAGVKIKF